In the genome of Natronorubrum sediminis, one region contains:
- a CDS encoding sugar phosphate nucleotidyltransferase translates to MKAVVLAGGYATRMWPITKHRPKMFLPIGESTVIDRIFAELEADERIDEVYVSTNERFAADFEAHLASSEFEKPTLSIEQTDEEDDKFGVVGALAQLIEREEVDDDLLVIAGDNLISFDVSDFLDYFESVGSPTLAAYDVGSREKAKSYGLVELEDDRVVDFQEKPETPKSTLVSIACYAFPRDSLSLLSTYLEEGNNPDEPGWFVQWLQNREPTYAYTFEGAWFDIGTPESYLDAVAWHLDGDSLIADSASLENVSVGDNVHVMADVTLENTTLEHAVIFPSATVQNGDIRRSIIDEGTHLEDLDLAGALIGAHTTITNGSP, encoded by the coding sequence ATGAAAGCCGTCGTCCTCGCCGGCGGGTACGCAACGCGGATGTGGCCGATTACGAAACACCGGCCGAAGATGTTCCTCCCCATCGGCGAATCGACCGTCATCGACCGTATCTTCGCCGAACTCGAGGCGGACGAGCGAATCGATGAAGTGTACGTCAGCACCAACGAGCGTTTCGCCGCCGACTTCGAAGCACACCTGGCCTCGAGCGAATTCGAGAAACCGACGCTCTCGATCGAACAGACGGACGAAGAAGACGACAAGTTCGGCGTCGTCGGTGCACTCGCCCAGCTTATCGAGCGAGAGGAGGTCGACGACGACCTGCTCGTCATCGCTGGCGACAATCTGATCAGTTTCGACGTCTCCGACTTTCTGGATTACTTCGAGAGCGTCGGCTCGCCGACGCTGGCCGCCTACGACGTCGGCTCGCGCGAAAAAGCGAAATCCTACGGCCTCGTCGAACTCGAGGACGACCGCGTCGTGGACTTTCAGGAAAAGCCCGAGACGCCAAAGAGCACGCTGGTCTCGATCGCCTGCTACGCGTTTCCCCGCGACTCGCTCTCGCTGCTGTCGACGTACCTCGAGGAGGGAAACAATCCGGACGAACCCGGCTGGTTCGTTCAATGGCTGCAAAATCGCGAACCGACGTACGCCTACACGTTCGAAGGTGCCTGGTTCGACATCGGCACTCCCGAAAGCTACCTCGACGCCGTCGCCTGGCACTTAGACGGCGACTCGCTGATCGCCGATTCGGCCTCTCTCGAGAACGTCTCGGTCGGCGACAACGTACACGTGATGGCCGACGTTACTCTCGAGAACACGACGCTCGAGCACGCCGTAATTTTCCCGTCGGCGACGGTCCAAAACGGTGACATCCGCCGGTCGATCATCGACGAGGGAACCCACCTCGAGGATTTAGACCTCGCAGGCGCACTCATCGGTGCCCACACGACGATCACGAACGGCTCGCCGTAG
- a CDS encoding transcriptional regulator produces the protein MREADETTRQRLAGALRAEPATPSELAVKLDLTPESVLRHAEHVSRSIDGDETDEQFLVAPPTCRECGFDSFDDLLNVPSRCPSCKSESISEPAFTIE, from the coding sequence ATGCGTGAGGCCGACGAAACGACGCGACAGCGATTGGCCGGTGCGCTGAGAGCGGAGCCCGCGACGCCGAGTGAACTGGCCGTGAAATTGGACTTGACACCCGAGTCGGTCCTCCGTCACGCCGAGCACGTCTCCCGTTCGATCGACGGCGACGAAACCGACGAACAATTCCTCGTCGCGCCGCCGACGTGTCGTGAGTGTGGGTTCGACTCGTTCGACGACCTGTTGAACGTTCCGTCGCGTTGCCCCAGTTGCAAGAGTGAGTCCATTTCCGAACCGGCGTTCACGATCGAGTAA
- a CDS encoding DUF7344 domain-containing protein: MTATSHSESDCVEFALTILDTLETCETTATTVDEVFRLLAEQRRRLLVDVMRTFGEPITLPDAAEEVAVRETGKPVSSISAERVHEVYISLYHDHLPRLVDSGLLEYDQERDMVFPAALRNLTF; the protein is encoded by the coding sequence ATGACTGCTACGTCCCATTCCGAGAGTGACTGTGTCGAGTTCGCGCTGACGATCCTCGACACCCTCGAGACATGCGAGACGACGGCGACGACTGTCGACGAGGTGTTTCGTCTCCTCGCTGAACAACGCCGACGGCTACTCGTCGACGTCATGCGGACGTTCGGTGAACCGATTACGCTACCGGACGCCGCCGAGGAGGTCGCCGTTCGTGAAACGGGCAAACCCGTCTCGAGCATTTCGGCCGAACGCGTCCACGAAGTCTACATCTCCCTGTATCATGATCACCTCCCGAGACTCGTCGATTCCGGCTTGCTCGAGTACGATCAGGAACGGGACATGGTCTTTCCCGCTGCGCTCCGGAATCTCACATTTTGA
- a CDS encoding Rieske (2Fe-2S) protein gives MDGAIVALEDIPADSTVLFRVTDGEDEREAILVTNGDAGDGDGDGETDGHSEDGRGGENDGNSADDSRAEPHVTCWLNYCQHLTHIKIDKGSGAPIRDGELICANHGAYFDSHSGECTYGPCEGAYLTELEVTVADGVVYFSDGAYEFVGHGPIDDDDDLTSTSNVKM, from the coding sequence ATGGACGGCGCAATCGTCGCACTCGAGGACATTCCAGCGGATTCGACGGTTCTCTTTCGCGTGACGGACGGCGAGGACGAACGAGAAGCGATCCTTGTGACGAACGGTGATGCGGGCGACGGCGACGGAGACGGCGAAACCGACGGACACAGCGAGGACGGCAGGGGCGGCGAGAACGACGGGAACAGCGCAGACGATAGTCGAGCAGAACCACATGTCACCTGCTGGCTAAACTACTGTCAACACCTGACCCACATCAAAATCGACAAAGGATCGGGTGCACCGATACGAGACGGAGAGTTGATTTGTGCGAACCACGGCGCGTACTTCGATAGTCACTCCGGTGAGTGTACGTACGGTCCCTGCGAGGGGGCGTACCTCACCGAACTCGAGGTTACGGTCGCTGACGGTGTGGTTTATTTTTCCGATGGAGCGTACGAGTTCGTCGGCCACGGGCCGATCGACGACGATGACGACCTCACGTCGACGTCGAACGTCAAAATGTGA